Proteins co-encoded in one Kocuria flava genomic window:
- the aceA gene encoding isocitrate lyase, translating to MSYPNAPKTADELRQEWDADPRWARITREYSAEDVVRLRGTVQEEMTLARRGAERLWEKLHSEDFVNALGALTGNQAVQQVKAGLKAIYLSGWQVAGDANLAGQTYPDQSIYPANSVPAVVRRINNALMRADQIEHAEGISTVEDWLVPIVADAEAGFGGPLNAYELMKSMIAAGAAGVHWEDQLASEKKCGHLGGKVLIPTQQHVRTLSAARLAADVADVPSLIIARTDAEAATLITSDVDDRDKPFITGERTAEGYYKVRNGLEACIARGNAYAPYADLLWMETGTPDLELAKKFAEGIHAEHPDQMLAYNCSPSFNWKKHLDDATIAKFQRELGAMGYKFQFITLAGFHALNYSMFDLAHGYAREQMKAYVELQEREFAAEERGYTATRHQREVGTGYFDLVSTTLNPDSSTTALAGSTETAQFH from the coding sequence ATGTCCTACCCCAACGCCCCCAAGACCGCCGACGAGCTCCGCCAGGAGTGGGACGCCGACCCCCGCTGGGCGCGGATCACCCGCGAGTACTCCGCGGAGGACGTCGTGCGCCTGCGCGGCACGGTGCAGGAGGAGATGACCCTCGCCCGCCGCGGCGCGGAGCGGCTGTGGGAGAAGCTGCACTCCGAGGACTTCGTCAACGCCCTCGGCGCGCTCACCGGCAACCAGGCCGTCCAGCAGGTCAAGGCCGGCCTGAAGGCCATCTACCTCTCCGGGTGGCAGGTCGCCGGCGACGCCAACCTCGCCGGCCAGACCTACCCGGACCAGTCGATCTACCCCGCCAACTCCGTCCCGGCGGTCGTGCGGCGGATCAACAACGCGCTCATGCGCGCCGACCAGATCGAGCACGCCGAGGGCATCAGCACCGTCGAGGACTGGCTGGTCCCGATCGTCGCCGACGCCGAGGCGGGCTTCGGCGGCCCGCTCAACGCCTACGAGCTGATGAAGTCCATGATCGCCGCCGGCGCGGCGGGCGTGCACTGGGAGGACCAGCTGGCCTCCGAGAAGAAGTGCGGCCACCTCGGCGGCAAGGTGCTCATCCCCACCCAGCAGCACGTGCGCACCCTCAGCGCGGCCCGGCTCGCCGCCGACGTCGCCGACGTCCCGTCCCTGATCATCGCCCGCACCGACGCCGAGGCGGCCACGCTGATCACCTCGGACGTCGACGACCGGGACAAGCCGTTCATCACCGGCGAGCGCACCGCCGAGGGCTACTACAAGGTCCGCAACGGCCTCGAGGCGTGCATCGCCCGCGGCAACGCCTACGCCCCGTACGCGGACCTGCTGTGGATGGAGACCGGCACCCCCGACCTCGAGCTCGCCAAGAAGTTCGCCGAGGGCATCCACGCCGAGCACCCGGACCAGATGCTGGCCTACAACTGCTCGCCGTCCTTCAACTGGAAGAAGCACCTGGACGACGCCACGATCGCGAAGTTCCAGCGCGAGCTCGGGGCGATGGGCTACAAGTTCCAGTTCATCACCCTCGCCGGCTTCCACGCCCTGAACTACTCGATGTTCGACCTCGCCCACGGCTACGCCCGCGAGCAGATGAAGGCCTACGTCGAGCTGCAGGAGCGGGAGTTCGCGGCCGAGGAGCGCGGCTACACCGCCACCCGCCACCAGCGCGAGGTCGGCACCGGCTACTTCGACCTCGTCTCCACGACGCTGAACCCGGACTCCTCGACCACGGCCCTGGCCGGCTCCACCGAGACCGCCCAGTTCCACTAG
- a CDS encoding XRE family transcriptional regulator — protein MTTSAWGYDAPTTTTTANPPGGTDLIGLGRRIRTLRKRRGLTLAGLAEQTGTAPSQLSVIENGRREPRLSLLQRLADALGTSVDALLGAEPADRREALEVQLERAQRSPLYEQLGLPTVRVSSALSTEVLEALVALQDRLGQALEKNSATPEEARRANVQLRRLMREQDNYFPDLEQAAKELLALGGYSSGPVSNSVIAEMVGRLGYSIHHVTDLPHSTRSVTDLLNKRIYLVQSPRADHDPRAVLLQAVGHQVLGHEPPRDYAEFLFQRVQANYFAAAVVMPEEKAVPFLTEAKKQRALFLEDLKDRFAVSHETAGHRFTNLATRHLGIRTHFHKVSSSGVIHKAYENNGLVFPMDHTGAIEGQISCRKWSGRTVFDQPNQFTAFAQYTDTPSGTYWCSTRTELSGQGTFSIGVGVAFTDARWFRGRDTPHRTVSTCPDPACCRRPPEELRRVWAGHAWPNTRAHSHVLAALPEGAFPGVDEREVYEFLAAHDRG, from the coding sequence ATGACCACCAGCGCCTGGGGCTACGACGCCCCGACGACGACCACGACGGCGAACCCCCCCGGCGGCACCGACCTGATCGGCCTGGGCCGGCGCATCCGCACGCTGCGCAAGCGGCGCGGGCTGACCCTCGCCGGGCTCGCGGAGCAGACCGGGACGGCTCCCTCCCAGCTGTCGGTGATCGAGAACGGCCGCCGCGAGCCCCGGCTGAGCCTGCTCCAGCGGCTGGCCGACGCCCTCGGGACGAGCGTCGACGCGCTGCTGGGCGCCGAGCCCGCCGACCGGCGCGAGGCGCTGGAGGTCCAGCTCGAGCGGGCCCAGCGCTCCCCGCTCTACGAGCAGCTGGGCCTGCCCACGGTGCGGGTCAGCTCGGCGCTGTCCACGGAGGTGCTCGAGGCGCTGGTCGCCCTGCAGGACCGGCTGGGGCAGGCGCTCGAGAAGAACTCCGCGACCCCGGAGGAGGCCCGGCGGGCGAACGTGCAGCTGCGGCGGCTGATGCGGGAGCAGGACAACTACTTCCCCGACCTCGAGCAGGCCGCCAAGGAGCTGCTGGCCCTGGGGGGCTACTCCTCGGGACCGGTGTCCAACTCCGTCATCGCCGAGATGGTCGGCCGCCTCGGCTACAGCATCCACCACGTCACGGACCTGCCGCACTCCACCCGCTCGGTCACGGACCTGCTCAACAAGCGGATCTACCTGGTGCAGAGCCCGCGGGCCGACCACGACCCGCGGGCGGTGCTGCTGCAGGCGGTGGGCCACCAGGTGCTCGGCCACGAGCCGCCCCGGGACTACGCCGAGTTCCTCTTCCAGCGGGTCCAGGCCAACTACTTCGCCGCGGCCGTGGTGATGCCCGAGGAGAAGGCCGTGCCGTTCCTGACCGAGGCGAAGAAGCAGCGGGCGCTGTTCCTGGAGGACCTCAAGGACCGCTTCGCGGTCTCCCACGAGACGGCCGGGCACCGCTTCACCAACCTCGCCACCCGCCACCTGGGGATCCGCACCCACTTCCACAAGGTCTCCTCCTCGGGGGTGATCCACAAGGCCTACGAGAACAACGGGCTGGTCTTCCCGATGGACCACACGGGGGCGATCGAGGGGCAGATCTCCTGCCGCAAGTGGTCCGGGCGCACGGTCTTCGACCAGCCCAACCAGTTCACCGCCTTCGCCCAGTACACGGACACCCCCTCCGGCACCTACTGGTGCTCGACGCGCACCGAGCTCTCGGGCCAGGGGACGTTCTCGATCGGGGTGGGCGTGGCGTTCACCGACGCCCGGTGGTTCCGCGGCCGCGACACCCCGCACCGGACCGTCTCGACCTGCCCCGACCCGGCGTGCTGCCGCCGGCCCCCGGAGGAGCTGCGCCGGGTGTGGGCCGGGCACGCGTGGCCGAACACCCGGGCCCACTCGCACGTGCTCGCGGCCCTGCCGGAGGGCGCGTTCCCGGGCGTGGACGAGCGGGAGGTCTACGAGTTCCTGGCCGCCCACGACCGCGGCTGA
- the putP gene encoding sodium/proline symporter PutP produces the protein MTQQIAQTVAIVIYFAAMIGIGLYANRRTNDLDDYMLGGRNLKPGTAALSAGASDMSGWLLMGLPGAVFLSGLVEAWIAIGLTAGAWLNWKFIAPRLRSYTEVSHNSITIPSFLDNRLKGGGRLLRIVSGVVILVFFTFYVSSGMVAGGLFFQSSFGSTYHTGLLLVVAVTIGYTLFGGFLGATYTDVVQGLMMFAALLLVPIVGVINVGGFGAMAENIRAVQPDALSLVAGGSVIGIVSALAWGLGYFGQPHIIVRFMAMRSPSDAKYGRRIGIGWMVLSVLGAISTALVGMAYYGSRPEESPTDPESVFLDLSQVLFHPVIAGFVLAAVLAAIMSTVSSQLIVSSSALVEDLYKLTVKETPSPRRQVWLGRAGVAAVALVAVLLAWQQNNTILGLVAFAWAGFGAAFGPIVILSLFWRRLTAAGAITGMVLGAVTVFAWTVTPWADLYEIIPGFVVCTVAAVAVSLATHRHDPVVDQEFDDAARLAHAAQDEMAAEKKARPAEA, from the coding sequence ATGACCCAGCAGATAGCCCAGACGGTCGCGATCGTCATCTACTTCGCGGCCATGATCGGCATCGGCCTGTACGCCAACCGCCGGACCAACGACCTCGACGACTACATGCTCGGCGGGCGCAACCTCAAGCCCGGCACCGCCGCGCTCAGCGCGGGGGCCTCGGACATGTCCGGGTGGCTGCTCATGGGCCTGCCCGGGGCCGTGTTCCTCTCGGGTCTCGTGGAGGCCTGGATCGCGATCGGCCTGACCGCCGGCGCCTGGCTGAACTGGAAGTTCATCGCCCCGCGGCTGCGCTCCTACACGGAGGTCTCGCACAACTCCATCACGATCCCCTCCTTCCTCGACAACCGGCTCAAGGGCGGCGGGCGCTTGCTGCGCATCGTCTCCGGCGTCGTGATCCTCGTGTTCTTCACGTTCTACGTCTCCTCCGGCATGGTCGCCGGCGGGCTGTTCTTCCAGTCCTCCTTCGGCTCGACCTACCACACCGGCCTGCTGCTGGTCGTGGCCGTGACCATCGGCTACACCCTCTTCGGCGGCTTCCTCGGGGCGACCTACACGGACGTGGTGCAGGGGCTGATGATGTTCGCCGCGCTGCTGCTCGTGCCGATCGTGGGGGTCATCAACGTCGGCGGCTTCGGCGCGATGGCCGAGAACATCCGGGCGGTCCAGCCCGACGCCCTGTCCCTCGTGGCGGGCGGCTCGGTGATCGGCATCGTCTCGGCCCTCGCGTGGGGCCTGGGCTACTTCGGCCAGCCGCACATCATCGTGCGCTTCATGGCGATGCGCTCGCCCTCCGACGCCAAGTACGGCCGCCGGATCGGCATCGGCTGGATGGTCCTCAGCGTGCTCGGCGCGATCTCGACGGCGCTCGTGGGCATGGCCTACTACGGCAGCCGCCCCGAGGAGTCCCCCACCGACCCGGAGTCGGTCTTCCTCGACCTCTCCCAGGTGCTGTTCCACCCCGTGATCGCGGGCTTCGTGCTCGCGGCCGTGCTCGCGGCGATCATGTCCACCGTCTCCTCCCAGCTGATCGTCTCCTCCTCGGCCCTCGTCGAGGACCTCTACAAGCTGACCGTCAAGGAGACCCCCTCCCCCCGCCGGCAGGTCTGGCTCGGGCGCGCCGGCGTGGCCGCCGTGGCCCTGGTCGCGGTGCTGCTCGCCTGGCAGCAGAACAACACGATCCTCGGGCTCGTGGCCTTCGCGTGGGCCGGCTTCGGCGCGGCCTTCGGCCCGATCGTGATCCTGTCCCTGTTCTGGCGCAGGCTCACCGCCGCCGGGGCGATCACCGGCATGGTCCTGGGCGCGGTGACCGTCTTCGCGTGGACGGTCACCCCGTGGGCGGACCTCTACGAGATCATCCCCGGGTTCGTCGTGTGCACGGTCGCCGCGGTGGCGGTCTCCCTGGCCACCCACCGCCACGACCCGGTCGTCGACCAGGAGTTCGACGACGCCGCCCGCCTGGCCCACGCGGCCCAGGACGAGATGGCGGCCGAGAAGAAGGCCCGGCCCGCCGAGGCCTGA
- a CDS encoding L-lactate dehydrogenase — translation MPQTAPTARTRIGVVGAGAVGTSLAYAAMIRGAAQEIALYDLDADRVRAEALDLAHGTMFTGGARVTGSDDVAVLAGADVVVVTAGAKQRPGQTRMDLAAANAAILGSLLPRLLEQAPDAVYVLVTNPCDVLTVVARRISGLPAGRVLASGTVLDTSRLRWLLAEEAGVATGSVHATIVGEHGDSEFPLWSSATIGQVPLREWTVDGRRPFDEQHLAALAERVVGAAYEVIAGKGATNYAIGLAGVRVVEAVLRDEHAVLPVSTVLEDYHGISGVALSVPSVVARPGVVGLPPVPMDAQELTLLRRSAQAIRATLASIGH, via the coding sequence GTGCCGCAGACCGCTCCCACCGCACGCACGAGGATCGGGGTGGTCGGCGCCGGCGCCGTCGGCACCTCCCTCGCCTACGCCGCCATGATCCGCGGGGCCGCCCAGGAGATCGCCCTGTACGACCTCGACGCCGACCGGGTCCGGGCGGAGGCCCTCGACCTCGCCCACGGCACCATGTTCACCGGCGGCGCCCGGGTCACGGGCTCCGACGACGTCGCGGTGCTCGCCGGCGCCGACGTCGTGGTGGTCACCGCCGGGGCCAAGCAGCGCCCGGGCCAGACCCGGATGGACCTCGCGGCCGCCAACGCCGCGATCCTCGGGTCCCTGCTGCCCCGCCTGCTCGAGCAGGCCCCCGACGCCGTGTACGTGCTCGTGACCAACCCCTGCGACGTCCTGACCGTCGTGGCCCGGCGGATCAGCGGGCTGCCCGCCGGGCGGGTGCTGGCCTCGGGCACCGTGCTCGACACCTCCCGGCTGCGCTGGCTGCTCGCCGAGGAGGCCGGCGTGGCCACCGGCAGCGTGCACGCCACGATCGTGGGCGAGCACGGGGACAGCGAGTTCCCCCTGTGGTCCTCCGCGACCATCGGCCAGGTGCCCCTGCGCGAGTGGACCGTGGACGGGCGGCGGCCCTTCGACGAGCAGCACCTGGCCGCGCTGGCCGAGCGCGTCGTCGGAGCCGCCTACGAGGTGATCGCCGGCAAGGGCGCCACCAACTACGCGATCGGCCTGGCCGGGGTGCGGGTGGTCGAGGCCGTCCTGCGCGACGAGCACGCCGTGCTGCCGGTCTCCACGGTGCTCGAGGACTACCACGGCATCAGCGGGGTGGCCCTGTCCGTGCCCTCGGTCGTGGCGCGCCCCGGCGTCGTCGGCCTCCCTCCCGTGCCCATGGACGCCCAGGAGCTGACCCTGCTGCGCCGCTCGGCGCAGGCGATCCGCGCGACCCTGGCCTCGATCGGCCACTGA
- a CDS encoding penicillin-binding transpeptidase domain-containing protein, translating to MRTSSRSRAAAAGLGLTVLLLAAGCGALPDGARDAAEGVAAGLDAGDLTGTALPAQAQEELERITAHLGGADPAVALAGVEEAGEDGREAVLSWTWDLPGEQDWSYDARLPLEQDADGQWRARWSPAVVEPSLGPDEGLRLRTLPADRGDVTGAGGEVLVTERPVHRIGIDRGRLGEADPARAARQLVAALEDVVELDPAAYAASVEQAGPEAFVEAVTLREDDFRALPAGRTSAVPGVRAVDDEQPLAPSRGFAPALLGAVGPATAEDLERSGGELAAGDVVGRGGVQEAFDDRLRGRAGAVVERIGLRADGGPAPGAAAPLHEVAPVDGQPVALTLDRGLQEAALEQLEGVASPAAVVALRPSTGEVLAAADGPGSEGYPTALQGRYAPGSTFKVATALAMLREGDDPSTEHPCPPSLAVEGAEFRNAPSYDPAATGSIPLTEAMAQSCNTFFAGQHERVTQEELAEAAAALGTGMEARLGVEAFLGSIPDEEPPVQHAAALFGQGRTLVSPLSMAVLAASAADGGLVTPRLVATDGLVDDAPARPATDAPLTAEEAAQLRTTMRAVVTEGHLDGLRALSPDTAIGKTGTAEYGTEDPPRTHSWVIAAHEDLAVAVFVEDGDLGSVTGGPIALEVLRAARP from the coding sequence ATGCGCACCTCCTCCCGCTCCCGCGCCGCGGCCGCCGGCCTCGGCCTCACCGTCCTCCTGCTCGCGGCCGGCTGCGGCGCGCTGCCCGACGGCGCCCGCGACGCCGCCGAGGGCGTCGCCGCGGGCCTGGACGCCGGGGACCTCACCGGCACCGCGCTGCCCGCGCAGGCCCAGGAGGAGCTCGAACGGATCACCGCCCACCTGGGCGGGGCCGACCCGGCCGTGGCGCTGGCCGGGGTCGAGGAGGCGGGGGAGGACGGCCGCGAGGCGGTGCTCTCCTGGACCTGGGACCTGCCCGGCGAGCAGGACTGGTCCTACGACGCGCGCCTGCCCCTCGAGCAGGACGCGGACGGGCAGTGGCGGGCCCGGTGGTCCCCGGCCGTCGTCGAGCCCTCCCTGGGCCCGGACGAGGGGCTGCGCCTGCGCACCCTGCCCGCCGACCGCGGGGACGTCACCGGCGCCGGGGGAGAGGTGCTCGTCACCGAGCGCCCCGTCCACCGGATCGGCATCGACCGCGGGCGGCTCGGGGAGGCCGACCCCGCCCGCGCCGCCCGGCAGCTCGTGGCCGCGCTCGAGGACGTCGTCGAGCTCGACCCTGCCGCCTACGCCGCGTCGGTCGAGCAGGCCGGCCCGGAGGCCTTCGTGGAGGCGGTCACCCTGCGCGAGGACGACTTCCGCGCCCTGCCCGCCGGCCGGACCTCGGCCGTGCCCGGGGTGCGCGCGGTGGACGACGAGCAGCCGCTGGCCCCCTCCCGCGGCTTCGCCCCGGCCCTGCTCGGGGCGGTCGGACCGGCCACGGCCGAGGACCTCGAGCGCTCCGGCGGGGAGCTCGCCGCCGGGGACGTCGTCGGCCGCGGCGGCGTGCAGGAGGCCTTCGACGACCGGCTGCGCGGGCGCGCCGGGGCCGTCGTCGAGCGGATCGGCCTGCGCGCCGACGGCGGGCCGGCCCCCGGTGCCGCCGCGCCCCTGCACGAGGTCGCCCCCGTGGACGGGCAGCCCGTCGCGCTCACCCTCGACCGCGGCCTCCAGGAGGCCGCCCTCGAGCAGCTGGAGGGCGTGGCGTCCCCGGCCGCCGTCGTGGCGCTGCGCCCCTCGACGGGCGAGGTCCTCGCCGCCGCCGACGGCCCCGGCTCCGAGGGCTATCCCACGGCCCTGCAGGGCCGCTACGCGCCCGGGTCGACGTTCAAGGTCGCCACGGCCCTGGCCATGCTCCGCGAGGGCGACGACCCGTCCACCGAGCACCCGTGCCCGCCCTCGCTGGCGGTCGAGGGCGCCGAGTTCCGCAACGCCCCCTCCTACGACCCCGCGGCCACCGGCTCCATCCCGCTCACCGAGGCCATGGCCCAGTCCTGCAACACGTTCTTCGCCGGCCAGCACGAGCGCGTCACCCAGGAGGAGCTCGCCGAGGCGGCCGCGGCCCTCGGCACGGGCATGGAGGCCCGGCTCGGCGTCGAGGCGTTCCTCGGCTCGATCCCCGACGAGGAGCCGCCCGTCCAGCACGCCGCGGCGCTGTTCGGCCAGGGCCGCACCCTCGTCTCCCCGCTGAGCATGGCCGTGCTGGCCGCCTCGGCCGCCGACGGCGGGCTCGTCACCCCCCGCCTCGTGGCCACCGACGGCCTCGTCGACGACGCCCCCGCCCGCCCGGCCACGGACGCCCCGCTCACCGCCGAGGAGGCCGCGCAGCTGCGCACCACGATGCGCGCGGTCGTCACCGAGGGCCACCTCGACGGCCTGCGGGCCCTGAGCCCGGACACGGCGATCGGCAAGACCGGCACCGCCGAGTACGGCACCGAGGACCCGCCCCGCACCCACTCCTGGGTGATCGCCGCCCACGAGGACCTCGCCGTCGCCGTGTTCGTCGAGGACGGCGACCTCGGCTCGGTCACCGGCGGGCCGATCGCCCTCGAGGTCCTGCGCGCCGCCCGCCCCTGA
- a CDS encoding HpcH/HpaI aldolase/citrate lyase family protein: protein MTATSLESPSTTTSTPPAPAPTVGPELARSWLLVNGAQTERFAAARASAADVVVLDIEDSVAPKDKERARHNVVRWLEGTAEDGTPQRAWVRVNGFGTQWWEDDLRALAGVRGLEGVMLAMVESPEHVTRTAELLKDTRIVALVETARGVQNLQAIAGARSTYRLGFGLGDFRRDTGFGENPMTLAHTRSQFTIASRAANLPGPIDGPAVGALGPKLAEATAVTLEFGMTGKLCLMPEQTATVNEGLSPSLSELSWATEFLQDFDADGGEIRNGSDLPRLARARKILGLAGAFGLSIPEGYDVHFEAPTDTYHC, encoded by the coding sequence ATGACTGCCACCTCGCTCGAGAGCCCCTCGACGACCACGTCCACCCCGCCCGCCCCCGCCCCGACGGTAGGCCCCGAGCTCGCCCGCTCCTGGCTGCTCGTCAACGGCGCCCAGACCGAGCGCTTCGCGGCGGCCCGGGCCAGCGCGGCCGACGTCGTCGTCCTGGACATCGAGGACTCCGTGGCGCCCAAGGACAAGGAGCGCGCCCGGCACAACGTGGTGCGCTGGCTCGAGGGCACGGCCGAGGACGGCACCCCGCAGCGGGCGTGGGTGCGCGTCAACGGCTTCGGCACCCAGTGGTGGGAGGACGACCTGCGCGCCCTCGCCGGCGTGCGCGGCCTGGAGGGCGTCATGCTCGCCATGGTCGAGTCCCCGGAGCACGTCACCCGCACCGCGGAGCTGCTGAAGGACACCCGGATCGTCGCGCTCGTCGAGACCGCCCGGGGGGTGCAGAACCTGCAGGCCATCGCCGGGGCGCGCTCCACCTACCGGCTCGGCTTCGGCCTCGGCGACTTCCGCCGCGACACCGGCTTCGGCGAGAACCCCATGACGCTGGCCCACACTCGCTCGCAGTTCACGATCGCCTCGCGCGCCGCGAACCTGCCCGGGCCCATCGACGGCCCGGCCGTGGGCGCCCTGGGCCCCAAGCTCGCCGAGGCCACGGCCGTGACCCTCGAGTTCGGCATGACCGGCAAGCTGTGCCTGATGCCCGAGCAGACCGCCACGGTCAACGAGGGGCTCAGCCCGTCGCTGTCCGAGCTGTCCTGGGCCACCGAGTTCCTCCAGGACTTCGACGCCGACGGCGGGGAGATCCGCAACGGCTCCGACCTGCCCCGCCTGGCCCGGGCCCGGAAGATCCTCGGCCTGGCCGGGGCCTTCGGCCTGAGCATCCCGGAGGGCTACGACGTCCACTTCGAGGCGCCCACCGACACCTACCACTGCTGA
- a CDS encoding ATP-dependent helicase C-terminal domain-containing protein — translation MSAAPFDLDRIGAGLPVAGAAGALRAALAGGAAVVQAPPGSGKTTLVPPLVAALLHERGDGPARVVVTQPRRVAARAAARRLAHLSGTRVGERVGHTVRGDRRAGPGTLVEFVTPGILLRRLLHDPGLPGTGAVVLDEVHERGLETDLLTGMLAELRQLREDLVLTAMSATVDAARFAGLLGGGEPAPVVDSPAVLHPLGLEWAPAPGRRTDGRGVTPAFLDHVARTAAAAHARALAAHPGTDALVFLPGAWEVAQVARRLRAHAPGTEVLELHGRTGAAEQDRATAGRAPGGPPRAVVSTALAESSLTVPGVRLVVDSGLAREPRRDAARGMTGLVTVAASRASAEQRAGRAARLGPGTAVRCYDERTWAGMPAHGTPEVAAADLTGAALLLACWGSPGGRGLALPDPLPPAVLAEAESVLRGLGAVDAGGRATAAGRALARVPADPRLARGLLDGTRASTMAVVRTAAALDRATAERCAEHLLTDTVRASFDGTRVTARRTRALGAIELSATPVPPPPGPAREAVRAAVAARGPGLLGWSEAADRLRRRLALLHDRLGPPWPEVSDAALTAALEQWLAPELDALAAGARGADLAEPLRRLLPWPEASRLEELAPERLAVPSGSRVRIDYPPADDPAGRPVVAVKLQECFGWAATPAVAAGRAPVLFHLLSPAGRPLAVTGDLASFWAGPYAQVRAEMRGRYPKHPWPEDPWTAPATARTTRPARRG, via the coding sequence GTGAGCGCCGCGCCCTTCGACCTCGACCGGATCGGCGCCGGCCTGCCCGTCGCGGGGGCCGCGGGCGCCCTGCGCGCGGCCCTCGCCGGCGGTGCCGCGGTGGTCCAGGCCCCGCCCGGCTCCGGCAAGACCACCCTCGTGCCGCCGCTGGTCGCCGCGCTGCTGCACGAGCGCGGGGACGGGCCGGCCAGGGTCGTCGTCACCCAGCCGCGACGGGTCGCCGCCCGGGCCGCCGCCCGGCGCCTGGCGCACCTGAGCGGCACCCGGGTGGGGGAGCGCGTGGGGCACACCGTGCGCGGGGACCGCCGGGCCGGGCCCGGCACCCTCGTGGAGTTCGTGACCCCGGGGATCCTGCTGCGCCGCCTGCTGCACGACCCCGGGCTGCCCGGCACCGGCGCCGTGGTCCTGGACGAGGTGCACGAGCGCGGCCTCGAGACGGACCTGCTCACGGGCATGCTCGCCGAGCTGCGCCAGCTGCGGGAGGACCTCGTGCTCACGGCGATGTCCGCGACCGTCGACGCCGCCCGCTTCGCGGGCCTGCTCGGCGGCGGCGAGCCGGCGCCCGTGGTCGACAGCCCCGCGGTCCTGCACCCCCTGGGCCTCGAGTGGGCACCTGCCCCCGGCCGGCGCACCGACGGGCGCGGGGTCACCCCGGCCTTTCTCGACCACGTCGCCCGCACGGCGGCCGCCGCCCACGCCCGGGCCCTGGCGGCGCACCCCGGCACCGACGCCCTCGTCTTCCTCCCCGGGGCGTGGGAGGTCGCCCAGGTCGCCCGCCGCCTGCGCGCGCACGCCCCCGGCACCGAGGTCCTCGAGCTGCACGGGCGGACCGGGGCCGCCGAGCAGGACCGCGCCACGGCCGGGCGCGCCCCGGGCGGGCCCCCGCGCGCGGTCGTGAGCACGGCCCTGGCCGAGTCCTCCCTCACCGTCCCGGGGGTGCGCCTGGTCGTGGACTCCGGGCTCGCCCGGGAGCCCCGCCGGGACGCGGCCCGCGGGATGACCGGGCTCGTCACGGTCGCGGCCTCCCGCGCCTCCGCCGAGCAGCGGGCCGGGCGCGCGGCCCGGCTCGGTCCCGGCACCGCCGTGCGCTGCTACGACGAGCGCACGTGGGCGGGCATGCCCGCCCACGGCACCCCGGAGGTCGCCGCCGCCGACCTCACCGGCGCCGCCCTGCTGCTCGCCTGCTGGGGCTCCCCGGGCGGGCGCGGCCTGGCCCTGCCCGACCCGCTCCCGCCCGCCGTCCTCGCCGAGGCGGAGTCGGTGCTGCGCGGGCTCGGCGCGGTCGACGCCGGAGGGCGGGCCACCGCGGCCGGGCGCGCGCTCGCCCGGGTGCCGGCCGACCCCCGCCTCGCCCGCGGGCTGCTGGACGGGACCCGGGCGTCGACGATGGCCGTGGTCCGCACCGCCGCCGCCCTCGACCGGGCCACCGCCGAGCGCTGCGCCGAGCACCTGCTCACCGACACGGTGCGCGCCTCCTTCGACGGCACCCGGGTCACCGCCCGCCGCACCCGCGCCCTCGGGGCGATCGAGCTCTCCGCGACCCCGGTGCCCCCGCCGCCCGGGCCGGCCCGCGAGGCCGTGCGCGCCGCCGTGGCCGCCCGCGGGCCCGGCCTGCTCGGCTGGTCGGAGGCCGCCGACCGGCTGCGCCGCCGCCTGGCCCTGCTGCACGACCGGCTCGGCCCGCCCTGGCCGGAGGTCTCCGACGCCGCCCTGACCGCCGCCCTCGAGCAGTGGCTGGCCCCGGAGCTCGACGCCCTCGCGGCCGGGGCGCGCGGGGCGGACCTCGCCGAGCCCCTGCGCCGGCTGCTGCCCTGGCCCGAGGCCTCCCGCCTCGAGGAGCTCGCCCCCGAGCGCCTGGCCGTGCCCAGCGGCTCCCGCGTGCGGATCGACTACCCGCCGGCCGACGACCCGGCCGGGCGCCCGGTGGTGGCCGTGAAGCTGCAGGAGTGCTTCGGCTGGGCCGCGACCCCGGCGGTGGCCGCCGGACGGGCCCCCGTGCTGTTCCACCTGCTCTCCCCGGCCGGGCGGCCACTGGCCGTCACCGGCGACCTCGCCTCCTTCTGGGCCGGGCCCTACGCGCAGGTCCGGGCCGAGATGCGCGGACGCTACCCCAAGCACCCTTGGCCCGAGGACCCGTGGACGGCCCCGGCGACCGCCCGCACCACCCGTCCCGCGCGCCGGGGCTGA